Below is a genomic region from Mesorhizobium sp..
GGGCGTCGTCGGTCTCGTGTTCCAGGCAATACTTGCTCTGACGCTGACCAGCGCCACCGTCTTTGCCCTCTACGCCGCGCCGGCGCTGCTCTATGTGTCGACGGTCATCTTCACCCACGTATTCCTGTTCGGCTTCCTGTCGAGGACCGACCCCACCGGGCGCATCGTCGCCGCCACTCCGGCGATGATGATGACCGGGTCTGCAATCGGCCCCGTGCTCGGCGGGGCCATCGTCGGGACGGTGGGCTATGATGGTCTTGGCTATATGGCAGCCGTCCTCGGGACCATCGCCTTCGCGCTGATGCTGATGTCCTGGCTGCGTTTCGGCGCGACCCGAGACGTCGGCGAAGCCGCCTGAATTCGCATTCGATCCAAGTGAGGCAATCATGAATCAGCATGTCCCGCCCGCGTCTGGGCTCACGTTTCCCGACGACATCGTCTTCAACGGCTATGCGGCACCCGTGCGTATCGAAGGCGAGGTCCACGATCTGGAGGTCATCGGCGCCATTCCGCGCGAACTGGAAGGCATGTATGTGCGCAACAGCGCAGACCATGCCTATCCGCCACTCCACGGAAAGGACATTTTCCTCAACGGCGACGGCATGGTCCATATGGTGCGCATCCAGAACGGTCATGCGGACCTGACGATGCGCTATGTGCGAACCCGGAAATTCGAGCTCGAACGCCAGGCCCGCCGCGCCCTGTTCGGCGCCTATCGCAATCGATTTACGGACTCGCCGGAGGTCGCCGGCGAGGACAACAGCACCGCCAACACCTCAATCATGTGGCACCACGGCAAACTCTACGCGCTGAAGGAATCGGGGCGCCCGTATGAACTCGATCCGAACGACATCACCACGCGAGGCGAAACCGATTTCGGCGGGCAGCTGAAGAGCCGGACGTTCACCGCGCATCCGAAGATGGATCCGGAGACCGGCGAGTGCATTGCCTTCGCCTATAACTGCGAAGGCGTCGCCAGCAATGAGATCGAGGTCTACACGATCGACCGGAGCGGCGAGTTCACGCGCACGGAGCGCTTCCGCGCGCCATACTCCTCGATGGTCCATGACTTCTTCGTCTCGCGCAATTTCATCGTATTCGTTATCTGCCCGATGATCTGCGACTGGGACCGCGTCAAGAAGGGCGAATCGTACTGGCATTGGGACAGCCACAAGCAGGCGCATGTCGCGGTGATCCCGCGCGACCGCGGCGTGTCCGCGCTCCGCTGGTACAGCGTGCCCAAGGTGGCGATGCAAACACACACGTTCAATGCGTGGGATGACGGCAGCCAGCTGGTGCTGGACCATTTCGTCACCGAATCCGGGTGGCTCAGCCAGTTTCCCGATATCCATGATCCGCATGCCAGGGAAATGCCGCCGTTCGGCGAGCGATGGATCGTCGATCTGTCGAGCGAGGGCGGGGACGTGAAGATCGAACGGTTCATCCAGCACATCGGCGAGATGCCGGTCGTCGATGGACGCTTCGCCATGCGTCATGCACGACACTACTGGTTCGGGACCAATCATCCTGCCAAGTGGCCCATGCTCGAATGGGGTCCGAAAGGGCCGCCCTTCACCTGCCTCGGCCATTTCGACGAGCACACGGGCAAGATCGATCTGTTCTACGCCGGTCCGGATTCGTCTCCGGAAGAACCTTGTTTCGTACCGCGTAGCCCGCAAGCCGAGGAAGGCGACGGGTGGCTCATGACCATGGTGGGGCGCCGACGGGAGAACCGGACGGACCTCGTCATCCTCGATGCGCGCAACCTTTCGGCCGGGCCGGTCGCGGTACTGAAATTCCCCTGTCGGGTGCATGAGGGGTTCCACGGCATCTGGGTCCCGGGCAGCGAGCTCGGCTCCGATCGCGGCTTCTGATGACGGACGAGGACCGGTCGTGCAGCTGAACGGCGCGACCGTCCCGATGGGGGAAAGCAAGCTCATGATCACGCTCTACGGCGACGTCACGAAGACCCGCGCCAATCGCTGCAGCTGGATGCTGAAGGAAATCGGCATCGACTATGTCTACGAGCCGGTCGCTTTCAGGCCGGGGCAGGCCAAGCCTCCGGAATACCTATCGCTCAATCCGAATGGAAAATGCCCGACCCTCGTCGACGGCGAGTTCGTGCTGTTCGAATCCCTGGCCATCAATCTCTATCTCGCCAAACGCTATGGCGGCGACCTCGGCCCCGCCTCCCCGGAGGAAGATGCGCTGATGACCCAATGGTCATTGTGGGTGGCGACCGAGATCGAGAAGCCGCTCGTCATGACATCCGCGGTCCGCTATCTGTTCGAACCACGGGCTTCCGCGGGCGAAGAACTCGACATCACGATGCGCAAGCTGGCGCGTCCCTGGTCCGTGCTTGACGCGCGTCTGGAACATCGTCCCTACATACTTGGTGACCGGTTCACCGCGGCCGACCTGAACGTGGCAGCAGTCATGCATTTCGTCCCGATTGCCGGCATCGACGTGTCGCCATGGCCTTCGATGAAGCGCTGGCTCGAGAACTGCCTTGCGCGGCCAGGCGCGATCGATACTCGGAGTGTCAGCTTCCGCGTTCCGCGGCCGGAAACGTCGCGCGACATCTTTGCGATGTTCATATGATCGCCTGTTCGCGCTAGGGTGAACGGACATCCCTTATTCAGCAGACAGTCCTCATCAAAGGAGCCGAACCAAGATGCTTTCGCTCGTCAAGGCCACAGAGATCATCGACGCGGCGCTTGCACAGGGACGGGCGGGAAATTTCGCTCCACTCGCTGTGGCAGTCCTGGACGCCGGAGGTAACCTGGTTGCCTACAAGCGCGAAGACGGCGCCGGCATCGTCCGGTTCGAGATCGCCTTCGGCAAGGCATGGGGATCGCTCGGCTTGGGCTTCGGGTCGCGCGCACTGACAGAGCGGGCGGCAAACCACCCCGTCTTTTTCGGACTGCTCGGCGCGGTCAGCGGCGGGCGAATCGTGGCGTCGCCGGGCGGCGTGCTTATCCGGGATGCGCTGAACCAGGTCATCGGCGCGGTCGGGATTTCCGGGGACATCGGTGACAATGATGAACTCTGCGCGATCGCGGGGATAAGGGCCGCCGGATTGACCGTTGGCTGACTATTGGCCGAACCGGGGTGCGCCCGGCCGGCGGCCAATCATGATCTCCAGCTTCGGAACGAGCTTTCGGGTGGTCGTCCACGCCATCGTCCCGGCGGACGGGACGATCGCGGACGCCGACGGATCGACGCGTCGAACGGCGTGACCTCGACACGGCGTCAGCGGAATCCGCACTGCACTTGAAAGACGGGGGCTCAGCCTGCGAAATACCGGATCGGAGCCGGGCCATCGC
It encodes:
- a CDS encoding carotenoid oxygenase family protein, encoding MNQHVPPASGLTFPDDIVFNGYAAPVRIEGEVHDLEVIGAIPRELEGMYVRNSADHAYPPLHGKDIFLNGDGMVHMVRIQNGHADLTMRYVRTRKFELERQARRALFGAYRNRFTDSPEVAGEDNSTANTSIMWHHGKLYALKESGRPYELDPNDITTRGETDFGGQLKSRTFTAHPKMDPETGECIAFAYNCEGVASNEIEVYTIDRSGEFTRTERFRAPYSSMVHDFFVSRNFIVFVICPMICDWDRVKKGESYWHWDSHKQAHVAVIPRDRGVSALRWYSVPKVAMQTHTFNAWDDGSQLVLDHFVTESGWLSQFPDIHDPHAREMPPFGERWIVDLSSEGGDVKIERFIQHIGEMPVVDGRFAMRHARHYWFGTNHPAKWPMLEWGPKGPPFTCLGHFDEHTGKIDLFYAGPDSSPEEPCFVPRSPQAEEGDGWLMTMVGRRRENRTDLVILDARNLSAGPVAVLKFPCRVHEGFHGIWVPGSELGSDRGF
- a CDS encoding glutathione S-transferase family protein, coding for MQLNGATVPMGESKLMITLYGDVTKTRANRCSWMLKEIGIDYVYEPVAFRPGQAKPPEYLSLNPNGKCPTLVDGEFVLFESLAINLYLAKRYGGDLGPASPEEDALMTQWSLWVATEIEKPLVMTSAVRYLFEPRASAGEELDITMRKLARPWSVLDARLEHRPYILGDRFTAADLNVAAVMHFVPIAGIDVSPWPSMKRWLENCLARPGAIDTRSVSFRVPRPETSRDIFAMFI
- a CDS encoding heme-binding protein — protein: MLSLVKATEIIDAALAQGRAGNFAPLAVAVLDAGGNLVAYKREDGAGIVRFEIAFGKAWGSLGLGFGSRALTERAANHPVFFGLLGAVSGGRIVASPGGVLIRDALNQVIGAVGISGDIGDNDELCAIAGIRAAGLTVG